The genomic region CAGGCGCGCGTTGAAGACGTCCTTTCCCATGAGAAAGCAGATGTCGCGGTCCGTGGACGCCGTTAACGCAAGCGCGTCCATGACCGAGAGATGATTGGCCACGAAGAGCGCGCCGCCTTCTTCGGGAATGCGATTGCGCCCGAGCACGCGGATGCGATACAGCGTGTTGGCGAGAATCCACAATACCGCCCGCAGCATGATCGAGGGGATCCGGAATGAGATATAGAGGCCCATTCCGGCGGACATCAGCGCGCAGACGAAGAAAATGCCGCTGGGACTCAGCCCGGCGCGGCTCAGGCTGTAGAAGAAAACGCTGGCGAAGGCGATGCCGACAAAGGTCAACATGTTGGTTGTGGCGATAACGCCGCCTCGTATGGCCAGAGGCGCGCGCGCCTGGATCGCCGCGGCGAGCGGCACGTCAAAGAACCCGGCGAAGAAACCAAGCCAGAAGAGGACGCCGATCACGAACACGTAGGGGACCCAGCCGATCGCGCCGGCGGCCGCGGCCGCGCCGGCGCCGCCCGTGTCGCCGAGGCCAATCCCCGTGATGCCGAGAATCACGGAAAACAGGCCCATGCCCAACGCGCCGACCGGCACGATACCCGTTTCGATCTTCTCGCGCGAGAGATAGCCCGCCGCGACCGCGCCGACGCCGATGCCGAGGCCCATGGTGGCGACCCAGTAGGAGGTGAGCGCGTCGGACAGGCCGAGCGAAGTGTGCGCGAACTTCATTACGCTCTGCCGCACCAGCGCGCCGCCGAACCAGAAGTAGACGTAGCCCAGCACCACGTTGTACAGCAGTCGTTCGCTCCAGATGGCTCGAAAATAACGGCCCATGCCCGCCCACGGCAGCAGCGGATTGCGCGGAATCCTCGTCTGCGGGTGCGCGGCGGGCGGCTTTGTGATGAAGTGCGAGGAGACCGTGCCCAGGACCGAGAGCACCACGAGCAGTGCGGACGCGAGGTAGGTACGCCCGCGAAAGGTCTCCGACACCGCTCCGGCAAGGCCCGTGCCCGCAATGATGGCGAGTATCGTGCCCATTTGCAGGATGCCGTTCGCCCAGGACAGGCGCGGCTCAGGCATGATTTCCGGAATGATCCCGTACTTTGCCGGGCTGAATATCGCGCTCTGGGTGGCCATGCAGAAGAGAACAAACCAGCAGAACGGGGAACTGCCCATATAGAAGGCGACGCCCCCGAGCGCCATGATAAAGATCTCCAGGTATTTTGTGCCGATCGCGACGCGCTGCTTGCTGTATTTGTCGGCCAGCGCGCCGAACAACGCCGGGAAAATGATGAACGGCACGGCAAAGATGAATTGCGCGAATGCGTATACGAAATCTTCGGTCTGAAACAGCCGCGCCAGCCACGAGGCGTCCGCGGGCACGTCTCCGCCGGAGGGCATGGCCATGGAAAGCAGGAAGAAGATGATGATGAACTGATACAGGTTGTCGTTGAACGCGCCCTGAAACTGAGTAACGATCAACGCCCAAAACCCGCGGCGGTTGAATGTCTCGCCCGGGTGCGCCGGTGGACGTGCGATGGCCTTCATATTTGTGTTTCCTCCGGCCCGGACATCTCCGGGCCTTGTCGAAACTGGTGTTTTCGGCGTACCGCGCCGCTTGCTCAGAGACGCGCCGCGCCTTCGCGCAACCGTTCGAGTCCTGCGATGAGCAGGCGGCATTGCGCATGGCTGAACGCGGCCAGTGCCTGGTGAATCTTGCCTCGGTAGACGTCTTCCACGCGTTCCACGAGACTACGGCCCCTGGACGTCAATTCTACGTGATAGATGCGCCGGTTGCCCGGCACGGACGCGCGATGCACAAGCTTCTTCTGCTCCAGTTTGTCCAGCACGGACGTGATGCTGGCTCGCGTTACGACCAGGCGCTTGCCCAAGTCCGACTGGGTCAGGTCGCCTTCCTTGTACTTCAGAGCGAAAAGCACATTGAATTGCGCTTCGGTGAGGCCGTAGCGCCGGAACAGGACCGCGCCCTTGAGGGACAGCACATTCGCGGTGCGAATGACGTTCAGGACGGCCTCGTGCCGGATATCCTCGATGGGATGTTCCAGGCCCAGTTCGTTGCTGATGGACGCTGGCGTTGTTTTGGCCATGACGGAGCCCCAATCTTGAGCCCTGATCGTATGCCATGGGATTGTTAGAAGTCAAGCAATGCGCGCCCATGCCTCGCGGGACTGGCCCCGCGCGTTGACGGTCCCGCGCATGGCCGGTATACTGACACAAATCATGGCGAATAGGAGCGAGTCGCATGCGCGTGCTGGTTACCGGATCAACCGGGCTCGTCGGCGAGGCGTATATAGCGCGGTTGCGCACGCGCGGCGACGCGCCGGTCCGGCTCGTGCGCGGCAAGACGCCGTTCCCCGAGGACACCATCGCCTGGGACCCGGACCGTGGCAAGATCGACGCGCGAAGCCTTGAAGGGTTGGACGCGGTGGTTCACCTCGCAGGCGAGAACATTGCCGTGGGGCGCTGGACCCCCGAGCGAAAGAAGCGCATCCGGGACAGCCGCGTGCGCGGCACGCAACTGCTCTGCGAGGCGCTGGCGGGCCGTTCCTCGCCGCCACCCGTGCTGGTGTCCGCCTCGGCCATAGGCTACTACGGCAATCGCGGTGATGAAGCCCTGGATGAGGACGCCCCGCCCGCGGAGGATTTCCTGGCCGAGGTCTGCCAGGAGTGGGAAGCCGCCACCGCGCCTGCGGCGGCGGCGGGCATCCGCGTCGTCCGTCTGCGCATCGGCATGGTTCTGAGCGGTGACGGCGGCGCGCTGGCGCGCATGGTCACGCCGTTCCGGCTGGGGCTGGGCGGCGTAGTTGGCACGGGCCGCCAGTACATGAGCTGGATTGCGCTCGAGGACCTGGCGAGCGCCATCGAGCACTGCATCGGGTGCGAAA from Candidatus Hydrogenedentota bacterium harbors:
- a CDS encoding MarR family transcriptional regulator, with translation MAKTTPASISNELGLEHPIEDIRHEAVLNVIRTANVLSLKGAVLFRRYGLTEAQFNVLFALKYKEGDLTQSDLGKRLVVTRASITSVLDKLEQKKLVHRASVPGNRRIYHVELTSRGRSLVERVEDVYRGKIHQALAAFSHAQCRLLIAGLERLREGAARL
- a CDS encoding TIGR01777 family oxidoreductase, with translation MRVLVTGSTGLVGEAYIARLRTRGDAPVRLVRGKTPFPEDTIAWDPDRGKIDARSLEGLDAVVHLAGENIAVGRWTPERKKRIRDSRVRGTQLLCEALAGRSSPPPVLVSASAIGYYGNRGDEALDEDAPPAEDFLAEVCQEWEAATAPAAAAGIRVVRLRIGMVLSGDGGALARMVTPFRLGLGGVVGTGRQYMSWIALEDLASAIEHCIGCESLAGAVNATAPNPAANREFTKALGRVLRRPTLFPMPAAAVRLLFGEMGEALLLGGARILPKRLLDT